The following nucleotide sequence is from bacterium.
AGGCGGGCTTTCTGCCGGGTCTGCGGTTCGGCGGCTCCGCTGGTCTACCCGGAAATCGGCGGCGTGGGAATTCCGCCGGGAGCCCTGGATGATGAAGCTGGCCTCGAACTCTCCCACCATGCGTTCGTCGATCAGAAGGCCGCCTGGTTCTCCATCGAGGACGGGTTGCCCCAACACCCGATGCGACCTCCGCGGGCCGTCCACGAATAGGCTGTGCCGGTGGGTTCGGGGAGCTTCGTTGCCAACGTGCCATCCGGGAATCGGACGTGGACCCTTGCGGCTGCGTTCTGCGCAGCCGAGAAGCGTGCGGTCCCTGATCCTGTCTCTGGCTAGGCTCTCGTCATGAGCGACGCCCTGATCGAACGGATCCTCCGAGCGCGCGTCTACGATGTCGCTCGGGAAACCCCGCTCGAAGCGGCTCCGAAGCTGTCTGCACGCTTCGGGGAACGGGTGCTGCTGAAGCGGGAGGATCTCCAACCGATCTTCTCGTTCAAGTTGCGCGGGGCCTACAACAAGATCTCCCAGCTCTCGCTCGAGACCGGGCGCCGCGGCCTGGTGGCCTGCTCGGCCGGGAACCACGCGCAGGGCGTCGCCCTTGCCGCGGAGCGTCTGGGATTTCCGGCCACGATCGTGATGCCCCGCACGACGCCGTCGATCAAGGTGCGCGCCGTCGACGCGCTGGGCGCAACCGTCGAGCTCTTCGGGGACACAGTCGCCGATGCCGCCGAACGAGCACACGCCCTGGTCGCCGAAGAGGGCGGGACGCTCATCCACCCGTTCGACGATCTGGATGTGATCGCGGGGCAGGGAACCATTGGCATGGAAATCCTGCGTCAGCACCCGGACCCGATCGACGCAATCTTCGTACCCGTCGGCGGCGGCGGTCTGTTGGCCGGTATCCTCGCGTATGCGAAATTCCTCCGTCCGGAGACGCGGATCTTTGGCGTGGAAGCGGAGGACGGAGCGAGCATGACGGCGGCGCTCGCCGCTGGGCGACCCGTGCCTCTCGATCGGGTGGGGCTCTTCGTAGACGGCGCTGCAGTACGACAAGTGGGTGAGGCTCCCTTCCGGATCGTTCGTGAGCGGGTCGACGACATGGTGCAGGTCGGCGTGGACGACGTGTGCGCCGCGATCCAGGATCTCTTCGAAGAGACCCGCGTCCTGGCCGAGCCCGCGGGTGCCTTGGCAGTTGCCGGCATGAAGCGGTGGCTGGAGGAGCAGGGGGGTGACGAAGGCCGGTCATTGGTGGCGATCCAGAGCGGCGCCAACATCGGTTTCCACCGCCTGCGCCATATCTCCGAGCGCGCGGAGCTGGGTGAACATCGCGAGGCGATCCTGGGCGTCACGATTCCCGAACAACCCGGCAGTTTCAGGGAACTCTGTCGAGCGTTGCAGGACGCCAATGTGACCGAGTTCAACTATCGCCATGCCCAGAGCCCGGAGGCGCATGTCTTCGTCGGTGTTGCATTGGGGGGTGGCGTCGAACGGGCGGGGCTGATCCGGGAACTCCGGGGCGCAGGCTACGACGTGGAAGACCTGACCGAGAACGAGATGGCACTCCTGCATACCCGCTTTATGGTTGGCGGGCGGGTGCCGCAGCTGGCAGACGAGCGTCTGTTGCGGTTCGAGTTTCCGGAGCGGCCGGGGGCGCTTGCGCGTTTCCTCGATCTGATGAATCCGCGCTGGAACCTCTCCTTGTTCCACTATCGGAACCACGGCTCGGCGGTGGGTCGCGTGCTGGCGGGAATCCAGGTTCCGGGCAACGAGGACGCGGGTTTCCGTCGCTACCTCGATGAACTCGGTTATCCGTGGACGGAAGAGACGGACAATCCCGCCTATCGCCTCTTCCTGCGGTGACCCTTTTCGGGTTTACCGAGCCTTTACGCAGGGGCCGGTGGGACCCGTTAGGATCGTTTCATGGCCGATCCCCGCCACTTCCAGATCGCCGCCCTGGGTGGATTGACGGCCTATGGAATCAGCGCCCTGGATCTCGAGCTTTCCCTGGATCGCTTCGTCCTGGTCGTCAGTGTGGCCCTGGCGACGGAATGGCTGGGGCGCCGGTTGCGAGGGGAGCGTTTCGATCCGCGGAGTCCGTTCATCACGGCAACCTCCTTGAGTCTGCTGCTTCGAGCTGCGAACCCCTGGCTGGCAGCGCTTGCAGCCCTTCTCGCCATCGGTAGCAAGCATCTGCTGCGCGCCCGGGGCAGCCATGTCTTCAACCCGGCAAATTTCGGAATCGTGGTGTTGTTGCTCTTGACCGATCGTGCCTGGGTTTCTGCCGGGCAGTGGGGCCATGTCGCCATCTTCACCTTCGCGCTGGCCGGCGTAGGCCAGTTGGTGATTCACCGATCCGCGCGGAGCGATGTGACCTGGGCCTTTCTCGCTGCGTGGATTGCGCTGAGCTTCGGCCGTGCCGCCTATTTGGGGGATCCCTGGGCGATTCCGCTTCACCAACTCGAAAACGGCGCGCTGCTGATCTTCGCCTTCTTCATGATCTCCGATCCGCGCACGACTCCGCGTTCCCGGGCAGGACGTTTCGTCTACGCAACTGGTGTCGCGGCAGCGGGCTTCGTCATGCGCTTCGGCTTCTACGAGCCGAACGGCTTGCTCTTTGCCTTGTTCGCAGCGGCCCCGTTCGTGCCGCTGCTCGATCGTTGGCTTCCCGGGCCCGTCTTTCGATGGGCCCCTGTTCCGGAGGAGAACTTCCATGCGTCCCATCCTGCGTCCGCTCTTGCTCTCGTGTCTCTTGCTCGTGGGGCTCGCTGAGGGAGCCCTGGCCTTCTGCGGCTTCTACGTCGCCAAGGCCGATACCTCCCTGTGGAATCAAGCGTCTCAGGTCGTGCTCGTGCGCGACGGCGATCGCACCGTCCTGACGATGGCGAACGATTTCAAGGGAGATCCCAAGGAGTTCGCGATCGTCATCCCTGTGCCGACGTTTCTCGAGCGTGAGCAGATC
It contains:
- the ilvA gene encoding threonine ammonia-lyase, biosynthetic, translated to MSDALIERILRARVYDVARETPLEAAPKLSARFGERVLLKREDLQPIFSFKLRGAYNKISQLSLETGRRGLVACSAGNHAQGVALAAERLGFPATIVMPRTTPSIKVRAVDALGATVELFGDTVADAAERAHALVAEEGGTLIHPFDDLDVIAGQGTIGMEILRQHPDPIDAIFVPVGGGGLLAGILAYAKFLRPETRIFGVEAEDGASMTAALAAGRPVPLDRVGLFVDGAAVRQVGEAPFRIVRERVDDMVQVGVDDVCAAIQDLFEETRVLAEPAGALAVAGMKRWLEEQGGDEGRSLVAIQSGANIGFHRLRHISERAELGEHREAILGVTIPEQPGSFRELCRALQDANVTEFNYRHAQSPEAHVFVGVALGGGVERAGLIRELRGAGYDVEDLTENEMALLHTRFMVGGRVPQLADERLLRFEFPERPGALARFLDLMNPRWNLSLFHYRNHGSAVGRVLAGIQVPGNEDAGFRRYLDELGYPWTEETDNPAYRLFLR
- a CDS encoding DUF2330 domain-containing protein, whose protein sequence is MRPILRPLLLSCLLLVGLAEGALAFCGFYVAKADTSLWNQASQVVLVRDGDRTVLTMANDFKGDPKEFAIVIPVPTFLEREQIHVGDKAVIDHLDAYTAPRLVEYFDGDPCAPVMRMQPQALGAGASLSSLVPCHTKSWG